From the Psychrobacillus sp. FSL K6-4046 genome, one window contains:
- a CDS encoding DegV family protein gives MRIFADSASDLPKLFFETNQVELAPLRVHIDDKEYEDINDIVSTEVYAEIRNGKQPKTSQTSPEHFLRIFEDLAKSGEEGIYIAFSSELSGTYSTAVMMKEQLLETYPDMKLTIIDSKCASLGYGLLVKEAVKLRDEGLSLSEIEEKIRWNATHMEHLFTVDDLDYMARGGRVSKASAFIGGLLNIKPVLHVEEGKLVPIEKIRGTKKVMKRIVELVEERGGNLEGQVIAISHADVLDRAQELKEMILEKMQPTDVEIHLIGSTIGAHTGPGAISVFFLNKEA, from the coding sequence ATGAGAATATTTGCCGACAGTGCAAGTGACTTACCAAAATTATTTTTTGAAACAAATCAAGTAGAGTTGGCACCACTTCGTGTTCATATTGACGATAAAGAATATGAAGATATAAACGACATTGTATCAACAGAGGTATACGCAGAGATTAGAAATGGTAAGCAGCCTAAAACTTCTCAAACTTCTCCTGAACATTTCCTTCGTATTTTTGAGGATCTTGCTAAGTCAGGAGAAGAAGGTATTTACATCGCTTTCTCCTCAGAGTTATCAGGTACTTATAGTACGGCTGTGATGATGAAGGAACAATTATTAGAGACATATCCGGATATGAAGCTAACGATCATAGATTCAAAATGTGCTTCACTTGGATATGGACTGCTTGTAAAAGAAGCAGTAAAACTAAGAGATGAAGGACTAAGCCTTTCGGAAATTGAAGAGAAAATTAGATGGAATGCTACACATATGGAACATCTTTTCACTGTAGATGACTTAGATTATATGGCCCGCGGTGGACGAGTATCAAAAGCAAGTGCATTTATCGGTGGCCTGTTAAACATCAAGCCTGTACTTCATGTAGAAGAGGGCAAACTTGTACCGATTGAAAAAATTCGCGGCACTAAAAAAGTAATGAAACGTATAGTAGAATTAGTAGAGGAACGCGGAGGAAATTTAGAAGGACAAGTAATTGCTATTAGTCATGCAGACGTATTAGATCGAGCACAAGAACTAAAAGAAATGATATTAGAAAAAATGCAGCCTACAGATGTAGAAATTCATCTGATTGGTTCCACCATTGGTGCCCACACTGGCCCCGGAGCAATCTCTGTCTTCTTTTTGAACAAAGAAGCATAA
- a CDS encoding DUF3231 family protein produces the protein MGILSGNQKEQPLHCGEVFAIWTNLTTNQGLIAAHQTFYNHAGDTDLKKILEDSVDAMKDENKYLERILKENGIGLPPAPPERPVAQVENIPPGAKFNDPEIAAALAIDGASGLVACSKAMGISTREDIATMYGQFHMKKAQLGAKLLQLTKEKGWLILPPLHTEHH, from the coding sequence ATGGGTATTTTATCTGGGAATCAAAAAGAGCAACCATTACATTGTGGTGAAGTTTTTGCTATTTGGACTAATTTAACAACCAACCAAGGATTAATTGCTGCACACCAAACCTTTTATAATCACGCTGGAGATACAGATCTAAAAAAAATTCTTGAAGATTCCGTGGATGCCATGAAAGACGAAAACAAGTATTTGGAAAGGATTCTCAAGGAAAATGGCATTGGACTTCCACCTGCCCCTCCTGAGCGTCCTGTAGCTCAAGTAGAAAATATCCCACCAGGTGCAAAATTCAATGATCCTGAAATTGCAGCTGCGTTAGCAATCGATGGCGCTTCAGGATTAGTAGCCTGCAGTAAGGCAATGGGTATTTCTACAAGAGAAGACATAGCTACCATGTATGGCCAATTCCATATGAAAAAAGCTCAATTAGGTGCAAAATTATTGCAGTTAACGAAGGAAAAAGGTTGGTTAATCCTACCTCCACTTCATACAGAACATCACTAA
- a CDS encoding alpha-amylase family glycosyl hydrolase: MKFKKWLVCSVLFSSLWMTTAFSAQAADSSIQNESIYDLYVDRYFNSTVANDYNVNTKDHLAFAGGDFKGIMDKMDHIRDLGFSILSIGPVFSTESYDGKAILDFNEIEKHFGTADELEALIEKTHNQKMKLMIEFPLNNYSAQHTWASEEDKQDWIMSKDGVLKLDLENPEVQIELKDTIVAFATKYKIDGVKLSEIEGAPTEFINEMITALKEVRNPMYVIALEESDANFDVNYSEQRMVALRDAFKNTDYPSDVISSVESNDLLLIDNLVSERFTYHSALENMFPPTRIRAAIGTLLTLPGVPYMTYGTEIAMNGQVPEESHQIMNFRVDEELIEYIQDVNSIRNKSDALRSGDIEVLKNENGYAVYKRESEEETFIIVVNNTSATQRIDLSSEVVGEDKEVRGIFESDLIRTTDDGSYRIVIDREIVEVFQVTDRKGLNTAYIIAMVISYLLFILFLVIVWKKGKQRRRDDENKAK, from the coding sequence TTGAAATTTAAAAAATGGCTTGTTTGTAGTGTACTTTTCAGCAGCCTATGGATGACAACTGCTTTTAGTGCTCAAGCAGCGGATTCATCTATACAAAATGAAAGTATTTATGACTTATACGTTGACCGATATTTTAATAGCACAGTCGCAAATGACTACAATGTTAATACGAAAGATCATCTAGCCTTCGCTGGAGGAGATTTTAAAGGAATCATGGACAAAATGGATCACATACGTGATTTAGGCTTTTCAATACTCTCTATCGGTCCAGTTTTCTCAACGGAATCCTATGATGGTAAAGCAATTTTAGATTTTAATGAAATTGAAAAACATTTTGGAACAGCTGATGAATTAGAAGCTTTGATTGAGAAGACACATAATCAAAAGATGAAACTAATGATAGAATTTCCATTGAATAACTATAGTGCGCAGCATACTTGGGCCAGTGAAGAGGACAAGCAAGATTGGATCATGTCCAAAGACGGCGTACTAAAACTAGATTTAGAAAATCCAGAAGTCCAAATTGAACTTAAAGACACTATTGTAGCTTTTGCTACTAAGTACAAAATTGATGGAGTGAAGCTTTCTGAAATAGAAGGCGCACCTACAGAATTTATAAACGAAATGATTACAGCCTTAAAAGAAGTAAGAAATCCAATGTATGTTATAGCATTAGAGGAAAGCGATGCGAATTTTGATGTCAACTATTCGGAACAACGTATGGTCGCACTAAGAGATGCGTTCAAAAACACGGATTACCCTTCAGATGTTATTAGTTCGGTTGAATCCAATGACTTACTCCTAATTGACAATTTAGTATCAGAACGTTTTACTTACCATAGTGCTTTGGAAAACATGTTCCCTCCAACGCGCATTCGCGCTGCTATTGGAACACTACTGACACTACCTGGAGTACCTTATATGACATATGGAACGGAAATTGCCATGAACGGTCAGGTACCAGAAGAAAGCCATCAAATCATGAATTTTCGTGTAGATGAAGAGTTAATCGAGTATATCCAAGATGTTAACTCCATTCGTAATAAATCAGATGCACTTAGATCTGGTGACATAGAAGTTCTAAAAAATGAAAATGGTTATGCAGTATATAAGCGTGAATCAGAAGAAGAAACATTTATTATAGTTGTAAATAATACTAGCGCTACCCAACGTATTGACCTTTCTAGTGAAGTTGTAGGAGAAGACAAGGAAGTTAGAGGGATTTTTGAATCCGATTTAATTAGAACCACGGATGATGGCTCATACCGCATAGTTATTGATCGTGAAATTGTGGAAGTCTTTCAAGTAACAGACCGCAAAGGTTTAAATACAGCTTATATAATCGCAATGGTAATCTCTTATTTGTTATTTATCTTATTCCTCGTAATTGTTTGGAAAAAAGGAAAGCAAAGAAGAAGAGACGATGAAAACAAAGCGAAATAA
- a CDS encoding AAA family ATPase translates to MIYLKSFKLSPHTVNNPNAYPYNVFRKITGEVLVFHNITVVYGNNGSGKSTLLNLMANKLKITGAEEITNNSHNIYPLDYISECSYALGENKSDGESDQLPYNTLYIKSEDILYEIKKIQQEAVLKEGYLYQHSRLGYTKERLEELKHSSQMYKQMKIMKFSNEKYSNGETSMQIFDEHLVPNGLYLLDEPETSLSPTNQIKLAEEINKLARFFDCQFIIATHSPFMLGTLDAKIYNLDAPLLTTNRWTELENVRFFYDFFNKRKNEFE, encoded by the coding sequence ATGATCTATCTGAAAAGCTTCAAGCTTTCTCCTCATACAGTCAATAATCCAAATGCATATCCATACAATGTGTTTAGAAAAATAACTGGAGAAGTGTTAGTCTTTCATAACATTACAGTAGTGTATGGTAACAATGGTTCCGGTAAGTCCACACTATTAAATTTAATGGCAAACAAGCTTAAAATTACGGGGGCTGAGGAAATAACAAATAATAGCCATAACATATACCCGTTAGATTACATATCAGAATGTTCATACGCGCTAGGTGAAAATAAGAGTGACGGAGAGTCAGATCAACTACCGTATAATACTTTGTACATCAAAAGCGAAGATATTTTATATGAGATCAAGAAGATTCAGCAGGAGGCGGTTCTTAAGGAAGGTTACCTGTACCAACACTCTAGGTTGGGATATACTAAGGAACGTTTGGAAGAGTTGAAACATTCTTCACAGATGTACAAACAAATGAAGATTATGAAATTTTCTAATGAAAAGTATTCTAACGGTGAGACATCCATGCAGATATTTGATGAACATCTTGTCCCCAACGGATTATACTTGCTCGATGAACCTGAAACCTCTCTTTCTCCTACAAACCAAATTAAGTTGGCAGAAGAAATCAATAAACTCGCAAGGTTTTTTGACTGTCAATTTATTATAGCGACACATTCTCCATTTATGTTGGGAACACTAGATGCTAAGATTTATAATCTTGACGCACCCCTTTTGACAACAAATAGATGGACTGAGCTTGAAAACGTAAGATTTTTCTACGACTTTTTCAATAAACGGAAGAATGAATTTGAATAA
- a CDS encoding YisL family protein yields the protein MDFLASTHLHITTWVVALILFFVALAMSNSKVVQMILRLDYLLIILTGVALFIKGMDYGEGMLYGLKFIAGILVIGMMEMTLVKKAKGKPYTTFLVLVFVFFFIALFLGFKLPMGINFLA from the coding sequence ATGGATTTCTTAGCAAGTACGCACTTACACATAACAACTTGGGTAGTAGCATTAATTTTATTTTTTGTTGCTCTAGCAATGTCTAATTCAAAGGTTGTTCAGATGATTTTACGTTTAGATTATTTGCTTATCATCCTTACAGGAGTTGCTTTATTCATCAAAGGGATGGATTATGGAGAAGGCATGCTGTATGGCTTGAAGTTTATAGCTGGTATTCTTGTAATTGGTATGATGGAAATGACTTTAGTTAAAAAAGCAAAAGGTAAACCTTATACGACGTTCCTTGTATTAGTATTTGTGTTCTTCTTTATTGCTTTATTCTTAGGATTCAAGCTTCCAATGGGTATTAACTTTTTAGCATAA
- a CDS encoding fumarylacetoacetate hydrolase family protein, whose translation MKLLSYRLNDKIYFGPKVKKEEAVWDVLTIQEELQVLPNFPATIVQGVSFGMDFIEQIRVLIETALKEEDPNRFKRSFTEIEWLSPIPRTPKNVMAIGKNYADHAKEMGGVAEDFVVFTKAPTTIAADEQTLPVHSEVTSSLDYEGELAIVIGKEGKNIPSKLAYDYVFGYTIANDITARDLQKKHQQFFLGKSLDWSCPMGPYVVTKDEIPNPQDLTIVTKVNDEIRQNGVTSDMIYSVENIICEISKIVTLEPGDVILTGTPAGVGKGFNPPKFLKSGDIVKVSIEGIGTLVNKFE comes from the coding sequence ATGAAGCTATTGTCATACCGTTTAAACGATAAAATTTATTTTGGTCCAAAAGTAAAAAAAGAAGAAGCAGTATGGGATGTACTTACTATTCAAGAAGAATTACAAGTGCTACCTAATTTTCCTGCAACTATCGTCCAAGGTGTCAGCTTCGGGATGGATTTTATTGAACAAATACGTGTTTTAATAGAAACAGCTTTAAAAGAAGAGGATCCAAATCGTTTTAAACGCTCATTTACAGAAATTGAATGGCTATCACCGATACCTCGCACACCCAAAAATGTAATGGCAATTGGTAAAAACTATGCCGATCATGCAAAGGAAATGGGTGGGGTAGCGGAGGACTTTGTTGTATTTACAAAGGCTCCGACAACAATTGCAGCAGATGAACAAACGTTACCAGTCCACTCAGAGGTTACTTCTTCGTTAGATTACGAAGGGGAGCTTGCAATCGTAATAGGAAAAGAAGGGAAGAATATTCCATCTAAATTAGCCTATGATTATGTATTTGGTTACACAATTGCTAATGATATTACCGCACGAGATCTTCAAAAGAAACATCAGCAGTTCTTCTTAGGTAAAAGTTTAGATTGGTCATGTCCTATGGGACCATATGTCGTAACGAAGGATGAAATTCCAAATCCTCAGGACCTAACGATCGTTACAAAAGTTAACGATGAAATTCGTCAAAATGGAGTTACCTCCGATATGATTTATTCGGTTGAAAATATTATTTGTGAGATATCAAAAATTGTAACCTTGGAGCCGGGAGATGTTATTTTAACAGGTACGCCTGCAGGAGTAGGTAAGGGATTCAATCCCCCAAAATTCTTGAAATCTGGCGATATTGTGAAAGTTTCTATTGAAGGAATCGGAACGCTTGTAAACAAGTTTGAGTAA
- a CDS encoding DUF418 domain-containing protein, with product MILPTQEKERIISIDVMRGFALLGIFVVNMLFFHGPYIYVNPYDWYQTPADQETYKWIDIFVQGSVYPLFAMLFGYGLAMQFMKSEAKGTSFSRLAVRRLLILLGIGCIHAFLIWSGDILITYALAGLCLIVLMKLKPLWLIIIAAVLYLIPNGLLTGLVYFMTKIAPDQSVLYTAIQKVEESAVAYSQGSWFDVFGQRLADWLYMQGYGLNVVLILCTILPLLMLGSAAAKLRLIERASELKLFWTITVIVAMTAGTAIKWLPFSQGDDLFTMTAQDTFGGPLQAIAYGGFLALICTIPIVGKLLSPIAKAGRMSMTIYLMQSILATTIFYGYGFGLYGKVDIATGTWMAIGIYVIQIIFAEIWFTKFKQGPVELLWRKLTYSKI from the coding sequence GTGATTTTACCTACGCAAGAAAAAGAAAGAATCATTTCTATCGATGTAATGAGAGGCTTTGCTTTACTAGGAATTTTCGTAGTGAATATGCTATTTTTTCATGGTCCGTATATTTATGTGAATCCATATGACTGGTATCAAACTCCAGCTGATCAAGAAACCTATAAGTGGATTGATATTTTCGTACAAGGCAGTGTCTATCCGCTGTTTGCAATGCTATTTGGATACGGATTAGCAATGCAATTTATGAAGTCGGAGGCAAAGGGCACGTCCTTTTCTCGCCTCGCAGTAAGAAGGCTATTGATACTACTAGGAATTGGGTGTATTCATGCATTTCTGATCTGGTCTGGTGACATTTTGATTACCTATGCATTAGCCGGATTGTGTTTAATCGTATTGATGAAATTAAAGCCACTTTGGTTAATAATAATCGCAGCTGTTTTGTATTTAATACCGAATGGCTTGTTAACTGGGTTGGTCTACTTCATGACAAAAATAGCCCCTGACCAGTCCGTTCTTTATACCGCAATTCAAAAGGTAGAGGAATCGGCCGTAGCCTATTCACAAGGATCGTGGTTCGATGTATTTGGACAAAGATTAGCCGATTGGCTTTACATGCAAGGATACGGTTTAAATGTTGTGCTTATTCTTTGTACAATATTACCGCTTTTAATGCTTGGATCGGCGGCTGCAAAGCTAAGACTAATCGAGCGAGCGAGTGAGCTGAAACTATTTTGGACCATTACAGTAATTGTTGCGATGACAGCAGGAACAGCTATTAAGTGGTTACCGTTTAGTCAAGGTGATGATTTATTTACAATGACTGCACAGGACACTTTTGGTGGGCCACTTCAAGCTATTGCTTACGGTGGCTTTCTAGCATTGATTTGTACAATTCCTATAGTAGGAAAATTATTATCGCCTATTGCTAAAGCAGGAAGAATGTCTATGACCATTTATTTAATGCAATCTATTCTTGCAACTACCATTTTCTACGGTTACGGATTTGGTTTATACGGTAAGGTCGACATAGCCACAGGTACATGGATGGCAATAGGAATATATGTTATTCAAATCATTTTTGCAGAAATATGGTTTACTAAGTTTAAACAAGGTCCTGTCGAATTATTGTGGAGAAAACTGACTTATTCGAAAATATGA